The Vicia villosa cultivar HV-30 ecotype Madison, WI unplaced genomic scaffold, Vvil1.0 ctg.002557F_1_1, whole genome shotgun sequence genomic sequence AAGAACCCAAAACAGAACATGAACAAACTATAACACTACCAGGAAATGCTTTAAATCTGACAGATGTCTCTCAAGGACAACATCAGTAGGATATAATGAAACTACTTTCATTCTGTGCAACAGAAGTCCTATTCTGTTTACATTCGATTTCTGTAGATAAGCTGCATGCTGTTTATTTTCGGAGGTTTAACACTGCTCATTTCCACTCAGTATCAATAGATAAATTGAATATAGGCATATTTTCAGTGTGACAATGGCTGGTATGGAGCAGATTGCAGCACTCCATCTGTGATATCTTCTATAAGAGAGTGGCCTACTTGGCTTCGTCCTGCTCGGCTTGACGTTCCTGACAATATTCATGCCAGTGAAAAAATAATCAATCTTAATGCAGTGGTGGCAAAGAAAAGGCCTCTTATATATCTTTACGATTTGCCTGCTGAGTACAACAGCCTACTATTGGAGGTGAGGATTTTCCAAGTGTCAATTCTCATGATTACAtttgataagtttgtttttaggtttttctatttttttatttattttattctttttggtTATTATAGGGACGTCATTTCAAGTTAGAGTGTGTAAATAGAATTTATGATGGCAATAATGCAACCGTATGGATGGAGCACCTGTACGGAGCTCAGGTATTCCATGAATTTTATTTTAGGAGCACTTCAGCTGGTAAAGTTTTACTTCTTCTGCAGTATATTTATGCCCCATGCCTGCATCTCTGCAGATGGCAATTTATGAGAGTTTGTTAGCTAGTCCACATCGAACACTAAATGGTGAAGAAGCAGATTTTTTCTTTGTTCCTGTCCTTGATTCATGCATCATAACTCGGGCCGACGATGCTCCTCACTTGAGTATGCAGGTATATTTTATTAACTGCTATATTTACTGGAATAGATCTGTAGAATGTGCACTGCTCATTGACTCATTGGTTACTGTATATGGGACATCTATTAAATAGACTGCATCTGTGATGTATTGTTTCATGCCTGTGTATGTTAGCAATGCTATGATGTGCATGGATTTGCTTTCTAGTCATTTGTTACCTGTTTGTTCTTACTTTCATAAATGCTTAGACTATGTCGTTCTTGGATTGTAAATCCCGTTTTGGAATATATAATTGGATACATCTTTGTAGTGTTGGATACCTATAATGTTTCTCACTTTTTCTTGAACAAGTTCAGAGGCATAAGGGGTTGAGGAGCTCGCTGACTTTAGAATATTATAAGAGTGCATATTCTCACATTGTTGAGCAATATCCTTATTGGAATCGCTCATCAGGAAGGGACCACATCTGGGTATGTACTAGGAGAATTGTTTTTCCTATGTATTGAAGAGTTTTCTAAGAAGTAAAGTTAACTGTATTTGCTTGTAAGTAGAAGATGCTAATAGCTCCGCTTTTGTATGTGAAGGCAGTTTTTTTCATGGGATGAAGGTGCTTGTTATGCTCCTAAGGAAATATGGAACAGCATGATGTTAGTACATTGGGGAAACACAAATACAAAACATAACCATTCAACCACAGCCTATTGGGCTGATAACTGGGATGAGATTTCAACTCATATGAGAGGCATTCATCCATGCTTTGACCCTGACAAAGATCTCGTGCTTCCTGCTTGGAAAGTTCCTGATGCTAATGTGTTGGCTTCAAAATTTTGGGCCCGGTATCAGATTTTAGTTGCTTTTCCTGGTCATGCTTGAAGTTACTGTTCTATTTACGTAGTTCTCGAAATTGAATGCAACCATGGTATGATTTTTTTCAGGCCTCGAGAAAAGCGAAAGACACTGTTTTTCTTCAATGGGAATTTGGGACCAGCTTACCCTCAAGGAAGACCAGAAGACTCGTATGTTTACTAGAAAACTATAGTTTTATTATGATAGAGGTTTTGTGTTTAAAGAATATTCATTGTCTCTAGTTAGTAACCTTGATATCCTGTTGTCTGAAGTTTCGAATGAAATTGGCATAACTTCCCTCACTTTTTCTGAACAAACATTTTTGGGTATTGTTGGTCAACTGaggtttttttctttataaaaaaattgaaaagaggaaaattattattaaatatagtgGCATTAATGATATTTTTACAACTGTCTCCGAAGAAATTTGAACTATGTCCCTTGAGGTTACAAAGTTAAAGTCTTACTTTAGATCTTGCTAAGTTGATATATTTTTTGCATCTGTTATAGAAGACCCTGGTTTAAAAAATGATGCAGGTATAGTATGGGTATAAGACAGAAGTTGGCAAAGGAGTTTGGATCAAGCCCCAACAAGGATGGAAAACTAGGGAAACAACATGCAGAAGATGTCATCATGACCCCAGTACGTTCTGATAACTATCATGCAGATATATCAAGTTCTGTTTTCTGTGGCGTGCTTCCTGGTGATGGTTGGAGTGGACGAATGGAAGACAGTGTTTTGCAAGGATGCATTCCTGTGGTAATTCAGGTAATAGGATTTCCCCCTTTTTTTTACATTATTATTTTTCTCGCAGCAAACAATTTAAAAGTCATTAACTCTATTGCTAGCAAGCTTTTTCACAACCAAGAAAATTTGAAATAGTTTGTGTTTCATCTTGATAGTTTTGTGGCTTTACTTATTGTAAGTACTCTAAGTATGAATCATGTCCATTGATTAGTGATAAAAGAGGCTAATTGAAGCTATCTTCCTCATGTTGTTAATCTGTTACTAAATGACTGAATTGAAATTATCATTGATGGTAACTGTATACCTTTTGCTGTTTTGTTTCTTTGTTCTGTAGGATGGGATTTTCTTACCATATGAAAATGTACTCAACTATGATAGCTTTGCCGTTCGAATATCAGAAGAAGAAATTCCCAACATGATAAAGATTCTTCGGGTACTCATTCCCCCCTCCCCCCTGCCTTTCTTTTTAGATTGCATAGTTGATAATACAATATAAATCCATTAGTTGTCATCTCAGGCAAGAAGATTGTATGAATGGTTTGTGATTTGCAGGGGTTCAATGAAACAGAAATCAATTTGAAGCTAGCAAATGTTCAGAAAATCTGGCAAAGATTCTTGTATCGCGATTCTATTTTGCTTGAAGCTGAAAGGCAAAAAGCTGTGTTTGGACATGTTGATGATTGGGCAGTTGAATTCTTAAAATTGACAGAGGATGATGTCACCACAACTTTAATACAAGTATGTATTTTCTTTAAActatggggacaacttctctacccatcataaaaagttgggtaatgtaccttcaaccaatcacaaggtttcatttaattttaacacatttaattaattataaaatagtacaattttttgttgtttccaagaaattttacattgaaggtaactttacccaacattttgtgatgggtagataagaattcaccttaaaCTATTATAGATTTGATGTTGCACTTTGCTAGGTATTAGCAGctagatgtttttttttttcaaaaaaaagccaATGTTAAAATTGTTAATAATTTTTAGCGTAAACCTTATATCTCGTAGCAATTATTAACGATAGAGATGATAGAGTATAGAAAGAGAAAGAACTTATGAAATAAGGGTTACAGAGAGAATATATAATTAGAGTAGCAAAAGAGAAAGAACTTATGAAATAAGGGTTACAACgagaatatataataaaatataaatagaatTAAACTACCCTTAGTCCAATTATAACAAAAGATTCATTACATTTTATGTAACACTACATGTCATGATTCTCAAGCCTAGAGAGTAGTAGCATGATGCTGTGTCATTAACATTACTTGCAAATCAGAAAGTAGTTTACTATGCAATTTATTGGTGTGTTAGGCTGTATTTCACTTTTTGACTAAAATTTTTTTTGGTATCAAAACAAACAAGGTTTTGCATTACAAGTTACACAATGACCCTTGGAGGAAACAAGTTCGCCACAACAAGAAGTTTGGATTACCTAACCAGTGTGTGGTAAACACCAACTGAAGAGTAAAGGCAGTGAATTACAAGGTGAAGGTCAAGTTCTTATATTATGTTACCATTATCAGTGCAGTGCAGTAAATCATTCAACCAGAGTGAACATACATGATTCTTTTTTCCCTCTCACATAAAGTGTGTGTATGTAAAAGTGTTTCTCGAGTGATTTTGCGTTTGTGTCTTAGGATTTCACACTGTCGAATTGTAAAATAACTAGTGTGCATCCATTTTGAATTAATTAGAAATTTAATAGAGTTTAATAACTATATGCAATAGTAatgtaaacaatatatatatatatatatatatatatatatatatatatatatatatatatatatatatatatatatatatatatatatatatatatagagagagagagagagagagataaataTCTAATCATATTTTTGCATGTTTTTCGTTGCGGTGGATGTTCCTGCTATGCTGGTAATATCAGTGAATGTATGTGGAAATTATGTTTAAACGGGCACTAATATTTTCTTGATCCAGTGTTATCACGTTTCAACTTCTGAATTGCTGGAACATACGTGCCACTTCTCTCGCATCTTATGGTTACAAATGCTTGTTTTTTGGTTAGAACCATTGTCAAACCTTCcaattataatgttaaaccccAATTTCTTGGCCACCATACGGACCAATTCAAGCATATGTTCACGAGCAGTAAATAGTTGTTTATTTGTAAAATGTTGACCAACATCTATCTCGGCATCAACTGGTCTAACATCATCCTACACCTCATCCGATTTAACATCATTCTTCACTTCATCAGATTTTGCATCATTACTTACAGTAGCTTTGAGAAACATATTGAGGTGTACCATATCTAATTCGAACCAAAAAGAAAAACGGTTAAAAAATTACACTAACAAACAaattcagatatgcatctccgaaacataTAGCAGGTAAATTCAGAGATTTATCTTATATTTCCAGCTCAAGAACAAAATTAATCCAAGCAATGAGGTATAAAATGAATGAATTTTACCTTAAATTGTATCGTCTTTTACTCTCTTTGATGTGATAAAATACAATAATGATGATTTGGAGTCGAAAAGTTGATTGAGAATGAAAGtttttatttaaagattttaGGTTATGGAGGATGAATAAAGTATGGGAGAGATGATCATGCAAGGTGATATATTCAATTTTCCGCTTGACATTTTCAAAGATGTATCTCTGAAAGTTTCACTGAATGATTAAATGATAATTCTCATTGAAAAACGCTTGGAAAATGGGTTCATGGATGTTTTCAGAGGTGCACCATCAAATACACCTCAGAAATATTcaaagatgcatcttcgaactGAACTTTGGCAAAAATGATTtatggtgcgttcggagatgcatttttcgAAAATTTTCAAGAACAATTATGGGTTtttaagggtccgtttggttcaatCGAGGGAAGGGGAGAAATTTTTATCAAGGAGAGGGAAGAGGAAGGGAAAGGAGAGGGGAGAGAAAAGGAGGGGAGAGATTTCAattacatatatttttgattCAAAATATGAAGGGGGAAGGAGAGGGgagaaaatttatttacaaatatgtttggttcacaaagGGAAGGGAggtattttaaaactaatttacttTTTTATCCTTGAAATTTTacgatatttataatttataatttaaatacaaatttattGACGAAATATATGTGAATATACAATATTCCCTATAAGAGGGAAGAGGAGGGGAAAGGAGAGGGGAGAGATTTCAattacatatatttttgattCAAAATATGAAGGGGGAAGGAGAGGGgagaaaatttatttacaaatatgtttggttcacaaagGGGGGAggtattttaaaactaatttacttTTTTATCCTTGAAATTTTacgatatttataatttataatttaaatacaaatttattGACGAAATATATGTGAATATACAATATTCCCTATAAGATAGACGAAATTCGCTTAACCCTGTAAAAGAATTTTTTGGATCATCCCCTTGAAACGTTAAAATCTATGTTTTTTGCCCCTTAAGtgcacaagttacccctataatatttttttttatttacctcCAAATTCAGTGTTTAATTTGTACACTTAGGGGAggaatctaaaaaaaataaagaggtaatccaaaaaaataatattaccgGGGTAAAATGATATTAATCTAATATAAAGTATTCAATCTAAAAACATTAcaaaagattttataaaaacacaacgttaataatatataattttaacgaAATTATCGAAtacaataaaatctaacaaagatATTACAATAATGAAAAagtaacataaaaatatataaaataaaataaaaaaaacttaaaacatataataataataataataataataagatataaaaaatacaataaatataaaaaagatgaaattttttgtttaaaatagaaaaaaatgacTCAGGAGGCATTTTGATCTCCTCCATCTACCTCTCATATGCTCTTAgaatttaaaccaaacacataaattattaaatatttcctCTTTCTCTCCATTTATCCCCAACGAAACACACCCTAAAAACACACCCTAAAAACACCATGGATCCTCTCCTTCCCTCCTTTTCTCTCCTTCACTAAAAGCAAGTGTAATTAAATTAATGGTAttaagaaaaatgataaaaagaagaagagagagaaaatattagagagagatagagagataaGTGTGAAGGAGATAGTTGGAGAGAATAAactgaaggagaggatccaagtccCCCTAAAAATGTGATTCACCCCATAAAGATGGACAAGAAATTGCCATTTTCGTTTCTGATAGAATAATCAGAAAGAAAATCAAtctaatcaaaaacaaaaaaacaaaactctttcttttcttttttgaagAGAGTGAATGTATCactctattttattttctgttgacATAAACACATTTAGGATGAGAGGACATTGATGTCCTGGTCagaattaattaatttgattgcttaaactaattaattataagCAACCTCTAAGCACGTGcgcgtgtgtatatatatatatatatatatatatatatatatatatatatatatatatatatatatatatatatatatatatatatatatatagttttttaaTGATAAACATGACACTTTCACACAAAATTAAGCAACGGGAATGTCACGCTAAAAACGTACGGAACTAACAACTTCTACATATGCATTAAACAACATGTATTGAAGATGCTCTTACCTTCCTCCAAGAGACCGTGTCGATGAACCGAATTTCGATTCAATGGAAGAACAAGTTAGATGAACACGTTACATGGAAATATGGTGTATATTTATGGTCAACTTCCTATATATAGCCAATTTCCATTTTCAAGTCCTACATTTCACCTTGATCACCCGCATGCGTTCTCAATCTATATGTATACCTATGTAAACTTATAGTAACTGAAAAAACAATTTACTCGAAACATCTGGGTAAAACAAACCGAAAATAGATTTGATCGAGATTCCACTATTCTCTGATACCTTTACAAAAAGGTCCAGTTCTATGAATATTTACACCAATCAAATGGTCAAGCTATTTAACTTTTTATAAATATGGCATGTTAACATCACTTCCACGATTCTCTTTTATCAGTTGCAATGTTAGTATATGGATCAAGCTGAACCACTAGCCAAATTTTCTggtaagaaaaagaagaaatgcaTCAGATATGCTGATAATATTAGTGACAAGAAGAGAAGCAAACAAGAATTTCTGCTAAATAGGGTCATTAACTGTAACTCTCAACCTCTTTGCAACCAATAAGAATATAACGGGGAACTGAGGCAGTCCGACTTGCCTGAATAATATGAAATCGCCTTCCAATAaagatttttatttcaattttgagTGTGCTTTGCACATGTTTTTCCATTTATCCTTTAAATCTTGTGGAGTACGAAGTCTGTCATTCTTCTCAAACAAGTGAGAACCGAATGCCAAAATTTTCTTCCATGGTAGTTTTGAGTCGCGGGAGCCAAACTTCTGGACCCCTTCCTACACAGTTAAAACAGGCAATtgttacaacaacaaaaaacgtAAGTAACTGTTAGATATCGAGCCATAAAGCTTAAGCTGGAAGAAACACATATAAGGATCCAAATCCTTTAACTTTCTAATGCAGTATTAGGATTTAGGAAGTTTCTAAATCAAAGAATTGGGCTAGCAAAAGGAATCCATTTATGAAGCACGATGTTCACTTAGATTCATAATGCAATTGGGTGCTTAGAAAGTCACTACTTCAAAGAAGTGATGAAGAGAAGAAAAGTAATACCTGTATCAGCTCTTCCTCCTCAACTGTCCATGGGATTTTTTTCCGTCTTATCTGAGGGCTTTCTTTGATTTTGCTGTGAATCAAAATATCAATCAAATTAGAATGACTGTAATAGTTCCAGTCCTTCAAAAGTAATTGTTACCATGACGGGGGCATTTGATTTATTTTTGCATTCCCTGGAATCTTGAGTTGGGGACGTCACGTTCTCACCATTgattttaaatatgaaaaaaagtATTACCGCCCAAAACTAATTTCTGCAGCCATATTTAATTAGGATTTCCACAACATCATTCCTAGAGATCAATTTACCAGCATTGGAGTAGTTTTTGTTTTACCTGAAGACTTTGTTGCTTTCAAGAAAAATAGCATGTTAAATGACTAAAAACGGATTTAGATTAATGGTCACTCCGATCACACAAACTTTCTTCATATATCCACCCGGCACCCGGGAAAAGCTACAAAAAGATTAACAGGCCATTcattctttcccttctctctcCTTCTGAATCTTGCTCCCGCATTTCCCTCCATTTGGCTATCAAAAGTGTTTGTAATAGACCAAATAATGGTGTATTAGATACAATGCCGAGCATTGAGTTAGCTTTTTGGTACCTCATGAACTGACAGAATGAGTAAGAATCTTCGTCGAAGAATAGaattgaaaagtttaaagagTCAAAATTGAAACTCAATGGGAAAGATTCCGTAGGTAGAGTAATAAAGGGAGTTGAACCCAGTCCAAGCAGGGCCAAATTAAGGGAATTCAACTGAGAAAACCTGTGGGTTTTTGTTGTGATGTGTGTGCATCAATGCAATTTTCCTCCTAGTTTGATTTGCTAGATTAGTAATTCGGCATGATTTTAGAATAGTGAAAATATGTAATTCCGTCCAAACCCAAAAAGGAAGATTCCTAGAAATAGTTCATAACATTCCCATGAATGGTCAAAGTCAACCAAATATAGAATTGATAGATTCCTATGCATACCATTCTGAGTCCGGAATGAAAAACCAACCTTGAGCCAAACACCCCCTTAAAGTGATTTATGCAGTTGAAAAACTTTGAGTAAACTCATCTTCAATAATTTATTGGAAAATTGGGtcaaaatttccaacatcaaaatatttttacCAAATAACATTGAAACACTGCACATGATCAGATAAGAAGAACTCCTTAACAGCTCAATTAATAAGTTCAATTATCAATTTATCATATATGGTAGGAAAGTGTAGGAACTTACTTCTGAACTTCATGCATACGAAATCTCATGGAGTATCTAGAAATAATACGCTTCTTGGATTCATCTTTAGAAAGTTCATCCTTTACAGTATTGTGAGCCCAAACTGGCTCTACTGTTCCATCCATACTGTGCTCTGCCATATTCTGTAGAACTTCTTCATTACTTTCATTAGCACACACAATCTTTAGCTTCTTACAAGAAATCTTTTCATTGCCATGTCCACCTACATGATCAGTTTCCATTTCTCTGTCTTCAACTCTTTCATCAGTTAAGCTCTTTGCATTCAGCATTTCACAGTCATCCTCTTCTCTTACATCACCTGCTAACCCATTTTTTACATTTTCCTTTTCTCTGAAGGATGACGAGTGAACTGCTAAAATAGGAACTTGTTGCTGACTTCTTTCAAAAGGAAAATTACCAACTTTATTTGCATGCTCACCAGCATGATCTTCTCTATTTTCTTCATTCACTGTTAACGGAGTATGCTCGCACTTATAACTCTTCCTTGAAAATGTACATTCTTGTCTACCTGATTTATGAACACGTTCTACAGCTTCTTTTCTTATACCCTTAGTAATGAAGATAGCTAATTCTTTCCTTGCCAATGAAGCTATTTTCTTGGCTTCAAGATATTCTGAAATAGTGTTAGAATAAGCACAAAATGGGCAGAAAAAGTTTCCCTTAGCATCCAACTGAGCAGATGCACCCAGGCAGTTTTTATGCACCGTCAAAGAACAAGTGGTAGTTTTACAAACCAATAATTGTCCAGTTTTATTGCACTTCATGCAAAGATTTTGTCTGGTCGATTCAGTCATTGCTGGCAAATCTTGACCAAAAGTGTGCTGGGAGTTCACGAATTCATCTTTTTTGGCTCCAAGATCAATCTTTTCGTTGTGATGCTCATCACTATCATTTGATAACTCTGCTCCACAATCATTGACAGTATCAACTACAGCTTTGTCACTAGCAACTGGCTTCCGAGAGGCATTTGAAGATGCAACATTTGGCTCCTGCTGCTGGGTTTGAGATTGATTAGTCATATGCTGAATTTTATTTGCATTACCATCATATGTTCGAATGGGTTCAACATCTACAGTATCATTAGTTTCATCTATAAATTTATGGCAAGGATCAACTCCAGATGTATGCTGAGGATAAATGTTGGTCGTCATACCAATACAACTTTCAGGAACCAATAATGGGCCAGTAACCGCTTCACAGACCAGTAATTGACCACCTTCGCTACACTTTGTATCAAGACTTCTCTTTTTGTGCTTTTTCATTACGAGATTAATCTTTTCACCTTGGTACGCAACTGTATCACCTGGTATCTCTATCCCACAGCCATTATCAGTATCATCTTGAGCTTTAACACTACTAGCAGTCTGCTGGGAACAATTTAAATCTTTAAGTTGCAAATCTGGTTCATGTTCAGACAGGGGTTTACCTCCAGAAGTTTTCTGCTGAGGCGTCAAAGTTGCCTTAAAGGCAATATCTGATTCAGCATGAAAGGCTTCATTTTGACCACTTGACAGACACAAATTTGAAGCAAAGCACCTATTATGACTAGCCTCTAAGGATCCATCACTCAGAGCTTTCCtgtttttctttttggtttgatGCCCTACATTCTCAGAAATTAGAACATTTTCAGTCGAGTTTTCTGACACTTCCTTTTCAAGACGAGAAACTTGCTTTTCTTTCTTGGAATCAAAATTTGTCAATGCACTACGTTTAATCCTTTTTTTACTTAAGAGTTCATCACGTTCATTTATACAAGCCTGCTTTTCATTAAAGCAACTTGTTAAATGCTCATCAGCCGAGTAAACCCTATTCCTCTTAGAGGACAAACGTTTTTTATTAGGTAAATCTTCTTTCGAAGATTTGTTGCCATCCTCTAATATTAAGGACACTGAGTTTTCTTTTGCTCCCATGTCTTCTGCATAAGTGGAGTTCCCAACATCCTTCACTGAATGATTATTGCTTTTACCATCATTCACACATACTGTATGAGGCCGATTCGTTTGGAATAATCCACTCCTCTCTTTTAAGTGATCAGTAAGTGGCAGTGTACCTTCCAATATTGATTCTTTCAGCTATTCAGCAAGATGAGAAGCACAAACCAAATAAAAGACGTGAATGAGACAATACAAATTTCAAAAGGGAGAGGGCAAAGCAGCTACTTTTCTTTCTAGATTTCTCAAAaggtaaaaaaagaaaagaaaaaaagactcTCTCATCACCTTCTCTAAGTGACATTTCACATTGTCAGCTCTTTTGTGTGTGATAAATGGGTTAACATCCCATTTCAATAGCTCTGCTCCAGCAATTTTCAGATTTGATGAAGGCACCTGATTTATATATAACCAGAAAGAAAAGATTTTATCTCAAACTCAATTAGCATAACTGTTAGAATAAGTCACATGTTAATATATCTCTTAGTTGAATAGAGACATCAATTAGCTACTAATTAAGGAGATATTACTCAATCACATCCTTGAGCATTCATAGTACTTGATGTAAATACATTATAAATACAGTAAGGTGATATATATGCATCATGTAAATAAAGCACCTACATCTTATATCAACTAAGGTAATAAACACATGATATAACGCTTCTAACACAACAATGCAAGCATAATTTCTCAGAAGTATCGTGGCATCAATCCCAGTCCCAGATCAAGCAATTGCTTGAAGTTTTAGTCAGTAGAAAACATTGACTTAAAAATTGAAAAGACTAATAACATGCTCTTCACTACTTAGTTTTACTCGAAAAACATATGCTTTCTAATTACAACTCTGCAGACTGTAACTAACAGATCTATAGAGCTGAATCAAGCTTCTGCTTTATCAGTAATTTTTTTCCTCAAAATTTGAAGCACAACAGCTGCGAGAATATTCAAAAAGGCGTCAGTAAATTTACAATTTTGATGATAGTTCTTGGATTCTTAATATTTGTTGTTTTGGTGTTACTAGATtagtttatattttgttttgaagTAGTAGAAAATTAAGCAGAGTCCATATCACTAGTGATGAAAGTTCTCTGTCCCTTCTTAACTAATTCATGGAGGCTAATAAACCCAAGTGTTCGGTACATTATTATTGGCCGCATAAGAGCCTTCCGGTGAGGAAAAGATTATGGTCTAATTCGTTATAGCTACATGCTAAATGGAACCCTCTATGATATTTtgcataaaaaaagaaaatactgCTCATTGCAGGAGTATGAACTGAATCCATATGAAACACCTCTGATTGCAGGTAAGGCCCACGATTGCTACTGCTTACAAGAAAAGGCAGGCAGGGCATTTAAAATTTTATGTTACAAAAATATGTTAGGAAAATGATAGAAAGCTTTTAATTTGTTATCACAGTCTTCAATAAAGCAGATTATGGCGGTCAGATAGGGCCTAAATCGTGGAATGTTGTAGTCAGAGACATCTAATACTATGACGCTGCGGTGCATATTGCAGCAGCAtacttttgtttaaaacattGTCAACTATGAACACAAATAAGGTAGGTCATTTGAAGACAAGAGGGAGCATGAGTGACATTTTAttgcttgtttggtttggagTTTGTGATTAAATTCTCATGTCCCAACGCCATTTTAACTAAAATTTTACTAAGCAGGGAATTTATGAATCTGCTGGACGCACAGTGATACAGCAATTGAAAGCGGAAACAAACACATACTTGTCATTTATgtaaactaaaaaaacaaataatggaGGTTAACGGTCATTTGAAAACTAGTTATGAAGCATGGACACCAGAAACACAAGTACActagtaataatttgaaaaaaaaaagagaataaattaaAGGTATAATTACAAGTGTCGGTCGGTTT encodes the following:
- the LOC131639213 gene encoding uncharacterized protein LOC131639213 isoform X1, with translation MDDEHEPFSALPWLWVTEALAGFKEIPLSTLQGLINEAPVRRDDFCENTKQLVALKCLEELYASFSSSTLDSTVEIDSSRTCEDVLQEILRGVPSSNLKIAGAELLKWDVNPFITHKRADNVKCHLEKLKESILEGTLPLTDHLKERSGLFQTNRPHTVCVNDGKSNNHSVKDVGNSTYAEDMGAKENSVSLILEDGNKSSKEDLPNKKRLSSKRNRVYSADEHLTSCFNEKQACINERDELLSKKRIKRSALTNFDSKKEKQVSRLEKEVSENSTENVLISENVGHQTKKKNRKALSDGSLEASHNRCFASNLCLSSGQNEAFHAESDIAFKATLTPQQKTSGGKPLSEHEPDLQLKDLNCSQQTASSVKAQDDTDNGCGIEIPGDTVAYQGEKINLVMKKHKKRSLDTKCSEGGQLLVCEAVTGPLLVPESCIGMTTNIYPQHTSGVDPCHKFIDETNDTVDVEPIRTYDGNANKIQHMTNQSQTQQQEPNVASSNASRKPVASDKAVVDTVNDCGAELSNDSDEHHNEKIDLGAKKDEFVNSQHTFGQDLPAMTESTRQNLCMKCNKTGQLLVCKTTTCSLTVHKNCLGASAQLDAKGNFFCPFCAYSNTISEYLEAKKIASLARKELAIFITKGIRKEAVERVHKSGRQECTFSRKSYKCEHTPLTVNEENREDHAGEHANKVGNFPFERSQQQVPILAVHSSSFREKENVKNGLAGDVREEDDCEMLNAKSLTDERVEDREMETDHVGGHGNEKISCKKLKIVCANESNEEVLQNMAEHSMDGTVEPVWAHNTVKDELSKDESKKRIISRYSMRFRMHEVQNKIKESPQIRRKKIPWTVEEEELIQEGVQKFGSRDSKLPWKKILAFGSHLFEKNDRLRTPQDLKDKWKNMCKAHSKLK
- the LOC131639213 gene encoding uncharacterized protein LOC131639213 isoform X2 — protein: MSLREGTLPLTDHLKERSGLFQTNRPHTVCVNDGKSNNHSVKDVGNSTYAEDMGAKENSVSLILEDGNKSSKEDLPNKKRLSSKRNRVYSADEHLTSCFNEKQACINERDELLSKKRIKRSALTNFDSKKEKQVSRLEKEVSENSTENVLISENVGHQTKKKNRKALSDGSLEASHNRCFASNLCLSSGQNEAFHAESDIAFKATLTPQQKTSGGKPLSEHEPDLQLKDLNCSQQTASSVKAQDDTDNGCGIEIPGDTVAYQGEKINLVMKKHKKRSLDTKCSEGGQLLVCEAVTGPLLVPESCIGMTTNIYPQHTSGVDPCHKFIDETNDTVDVEPIRTYDGNANKIQHMTNQSQTQQQEPNVASSNASRKPVASDKAVVDTVNDCGAELSNDSDEHHNEKIDLGAKKDEFVNSQHTFGQDLPAMTESTRQNLCMKCNKTGQLLVCKTTTCSLTVHKNCLGASAQLDAKGNFFCPFCAYSNTISEYLEAKKIASLARKELAIFITKGIRKEAVERVHKSGRQECTFSRKSYKCEHTPLTVNEENREDHAGEHANKVGNFPFERSQQQVPILAVHSSSFREKENVKNGLAGDVREEDDCEMLNAKSLTDERVEDREMETDHVGGHGNEKISCKKLKIVCANESNEEVLQNMAEHSMDGTVEPVWAHNTVKDELSKDESKKRIISRYSMRFRMHEVQNKIKESPQIRRKKIPWTVEEEELIQEGVQKFGSRDSKLPWKKILAFGSHLFEKNDRLRTPQDLKDKWKNMCKAHSKLK